Genomic DNA from Amycolatopsis alba DSM 44262:
CGACGCCGTCCTGCACTCCCAGCCCGTAAGGCCGCCAGTCACCGGCGGCCGCGCACGGGGTGTCCGGGCCCGGAATGGCGTAGCTGGCCTTCGGAGCCGAAGCGGTCGGCTGTGTCGCGTCGTACCGGTACAGCTTGCGGTCGGCGAGATTGACCACGTACAGGTCCTTGCCGTCCTCGCTGACCTCGACGTCGCCGAGGGACTCCTTGGCCACATGAGGCGCGAACGCGAGGTCCATGTCCGTGGCGAAGTCGTGTGGCGTGCCCCCGGCGCCGGGGACCGTGGTGAACAGCGACGTGGCGTTGGTCTTGGTGTCGGTGCGGTAGATCGCACCGGCGCCGGAGGGCCCGTAGGCCGATCCCCGGTGCGCGGTGGCGCCACTGAAGATCCATTTCTTCTGTTTGCTGTATCCGATCCCGTACAGCGCGCCGGTGTCGGCGTGTGTGGCGAGGTCGGTCGTCTGATTGTTCACTCCCCTGGCGTTGTAGGGGAAGGACACCAGCGTCCGCGACGTCGCGGGTTCGGGGGTCACGTCGTTGCGGATACAGGCGGTGACCAGCGTCGCGTTCTTCTGGCAGTAGTCGCCTGGGTTCCAGAATCCTGTGGTGTAGGAGACGTTCTTGCCGCCCGAGAGGTCCACGAACTCTTCGGTGCTGCTCAGGTTGCCCGGTGCGTTGTCCAGGCCTGCGCGGTCCGCGAACGCCGAGAAGAACAGGTCCGGTTTCGGGTTCATCACCTGGACGCGATACTTGCCCCCGGCCAGCGGGCTGCCGGCGGGTGACAGGGTGACCGTGCCGTCCGCGGCGGTCGTCCCGGAGATCGTGGCGCCCGCGTCGTCGGTCAGGTTGACCGTGACACCGGACATCCCCGGCTCGAGCACGGGGGTGTACTTGCCGGAGTCGTCCACCGCCCGGACCACCCGCACGGTCACGGTTCCGTCGCCGTCCGCCCTGGGGCCCGCTACCGCCTGGGCGGCGGTGACCCCGCCGACCAGCCCCGGCGCGGCGGCCGACGCGAGGGACAAAGTCACGATCGCCAGCCGCTGAAGCCACGACAGCGCGCGCGGTTTTCGGCGCGATCCCGTGTTTCGCGACGCAGGGACGGAGTAGGTCATCGCATCACATCCGATGTCGGGTCAGAGGTCTGACTTCGGCAAGGCAAAGCCGGCGCATCCGCAGGCTTGACTACTGCCTGGACGTATGCCACGCGTGAAGAGCATGCCCCCAGGCAAGATCAACACGCCATTCGAACAGGCCTCTTATCGAACAATCCCACCCTATCGAGTCAGCTCGAACACTATTTCGAAAGAACCGTCCGCGCCGGACTGAAACGAATGATTTTCGGGTCGGAAAACAGGCCCTTTCATCCCCGAAAACGCGAAAAGGACTCTAGTGCTCGGCCCGATACCAGGCCGGCGTCACCTGGATTGCCAGGGATTCGCCGGGACCTGCCCCGCCCGCCGGGGAAATCGATCACCAACGCACCGTCGAGATCCGCCAGCTGCCTGGTGACCCGGCGCAGCCCGCCGATGTCGTCAATCCAATAGGTCAGCGGGGATTGCCCGGAATCGGCCGCCGACCTCGGCCGAGGACCGGCGAACACCCCGTAGGGCTTGCCGTCGATCACTTCACCACGCAGCCACTGAGGTCCCTGCTCGGCCAGGACCTGCGCGTTGTCCGGCCGATCCTGTCCCATGAGCATGGACAACCGCAGGGCGGAGTCCAGAGGATCGGTCGTGAACGAGCGTGGCGACCATTCCGTGGGACGCATGGTTCCCGCGGCGACGAGCGGATCGGCCTTTTTGCCCGGAGCGACCGCCAGCCCCCTGTCGTCCCACGCCACCAGACCCGCTGACGAGCCGGCGAACTCGTAGGAACCGACAGCGCGGTGCCGGCGGTAGTCCACGACTCCTTCGACCACGACCGTGTTCCCCGCCATCGGGGCCTGCACGCGCACTCGCACGGGGCTGCTCTGGAAGGTGGTGTACCGCGCCATCGCCAACCGCGCGGCTTCGTCGAGAGTGACCGGCCGCGGCGCCGGTTCCGCACGCGGCGTCAGCGCCCACACACCGCCCCCCACGACGGCGACGGCCACCAAGGCGCCGGCCAGCCACCGGAGTCGTCGAGACCGCCAGTTCATGCGCACCTCATTCCGATCGGCGATGTCACCGCGTGGCGGGCAACGGGTAGGCACCCGGATCCACCGGACCCGGCAGATCCACCGCCGCCCGCCGCGGGGCATCGGGACCGCCAGGCAGGCGTGGCTGCGCGGGAGGCTGCGGCAAGCCGCGGAAATCGGCACCCGGCGGTGCCGTGACTGCGGCCGGTGCCGGGCCTGCCGGGCCGCCGAGCCGGTTCGCCTTGCCCGCCGCGGCGAGGACCAGATCGGTGCCGTTGCCGGTCACCAGGCTGTCGGTGACGGTGTTGCCGTCGGCGGCATAGCCCTGAACGTCGCTGATGATGATCCCCGCCGCCGTATTGCCCTTGACCAGGTTGCGGACCACGGTGTTCGCACTCCCGCCACCGATCCCGATGCCGACGCCGAACCCGCCGTCGGCTTGCGCCGGGCTGTGTGGATCGTTGTTGTCGGTGACGGTGTTGCCCGCCAGCACCGCGCCGTGCTGCGGCGCCAGGGATTCGAAGTCGTTGGAGTTGACGGTGACGCCGACCCGGTTGCGGACCGCGCGATTGCCGAGGAACCACAGGTTCTCCGACGCGTTGGTGACCTCGATGCCCACCGCGTTGTGCTCGACCAGGTTGTCGCGCACGACAGTGTTGCAGGGACGGCACTGGCCGACGTAGATCCCCGAGTCGGCCTGGCCCGAGGCGTAGGAGTTCTCGATGATCCCG
This window encodes:
- a CDS encoding right-handed parallel beta-helix repeat-containing protein — encoded protein: MSSAGCAGDGTTPVAHSSPGVIRVPEDAKTIQQGLDAAQPGDLVLVGPGEYHESITMTTPRVVLRGVDRNAVVVDGDFTKVNGITVTGAQSVVENLTVRRFLANGVLFTGVTDRKLQGPGAGGTHYDPLDPQRFPPLQGFRASFVTAYNNALYGIYSFDARDGIIENSYASGQADSGIYVGQCRPCNTVVRDNLVEHNAVGIEVTNASENLWFLGNRAVRNRVGVTVNSNDFESLAPQHGAVLAGNTVTDNNDPHSPAQADGGFGVGIGIGGGSANTVVRNLVKGNTAAGIIISDVQGYAADGNTVTDSLVTGNGTDLVLAAAGKANRLGGPAGPAPAAVTAPPGADFRGLPQPPAQPRLPGGPDAPRRAAVDLPGPVDPGAYPLPATR